One Desulfitibacter sp. BRH_c19 genomic region harbors:
- a CDS encoding beta-ketoacyl-[acyl-carrier-protein] synthase II, with protein MTKRVVITGMGVLSPVGVGLEEFWNSLTEGKSGIGPVTHFDASNIATSIAGEVKDFEPQKYIDRKEARRMDRYTQFAVAATTMAMKDAGLSKENIDCERFGVIIGTGIGGTNTFEEQHRVLGDKGPGRVSPFFVPMMIANMAAGHISIAVGAKGVNYTVITACASGTNSVGEAFKVLQRGSADVMITGGTEAAITPMAMAGFASMKAMSTRNDQPEKASRPFDADRDGFVMGEGSGILILETLEHAQKRGAKIYAEVVGYGCSADAFHITAPAPGGEGGARAMKLAIEDANIRPEEIDYINAHGTSTDLNDKYETLAIKAVFGEYAYKVAVSSTKSMTGHLLGASGSVEIIACALTINNGIIPPTINLESPSPECDLDYVPNEARKQNVNVALSNSLGFGGHNATIIIKKFVE; from the coding sequence ATGACTAAAAGAGTAGTGATTACAGGGATGGGTGTTTTGAGTCCTGTTGGTGTCGGATTAGAAGAATTTTGGAATTCTTTAACTGAGGGTAAATCTGGAATAGGCCCAGTAACTCATTTTGACGCCTCAAATATTGCCACTTCTATTGCTGGTGAAGTGAAAGATTTTGAGCCACAAAAATACATTGATAGAAAAGAAGCAAGAAGAATGGACAGGTATACTCAATTTGCTGTAGCTGCAACAACAATGGCTATGAAGGATGCTGGTTTATCAAAGGAAAATATCGATTGTGAAAGATTTGGAGTTATTATTGGAACAGGAATAGGTGGCACTAATACTTTTGAAGAACAACATCGTGTTCTTGGTGACAAAGGACCAGGAAGGGTTAGTCCATTTTTTGTACCCATGATGATTGCCAATATGGCAGCAGGACACATTTCAATAGCTGTAGGTGCGAAAGGGGTAAACTATACTGTAATAACAGCATGTGCTTCTGGAACAAATTCAGTTGGTGAAGCATTTAAAGTCTTGCAGAGAGGCTCTGCAGATGTAATGATAACAGGGGGTACAGAAGCAGCTATCACTCCCATGGCCATGGCTGGCTTTGCTTCCATGAAAGCAATGTCAACAAGAAATGATCAACCAGAAAAAGCAAGCCGACCCTTTGATGCTGATAGAGATGGTTTTGTAATGGGAGAAGGCTCAGGTATTTTAATTTTAGAAACCTTGGAGCATGCGCAAAAAAGAGGAGCTAAAATCTATGCTGAAGTGGTTGGCTATGGATGTTCTGCCGATGCGTTTCATATAACTGCACCGGCCCCAGGAGGAGAGGGTGGAGCAAGGGCAATGAAACTAGCCATAGAAGATGCTAATATTAGACCAGAAGAAATTGATTATATCAATGCCCATGGTACATCTACAGATTTAAATGATAAGTATGAGACATTGGCTATAAAAGCTGTGTTTGGAGAGTACGCATATAAAGTAGCAGTTAGCTCAACAAAATCAATGACTGGACATTTATTAGGAGCATCTGGTTCGGTTGAAATAATAGCATGTGCATTAACAATCAATAATGGAATTATTCCTCCAACTATTAATTTGGAAAGCCCTAGTCCTGAATGTGACTTAGATTATGTACCAAATGAGGCACGTAAACAAAATGTTAATGTAGCCCTATCTAATTCTCTCGGTTTTGGTGGCCATAATGCTACGATAATTATTAAAAAATTTGTAGAATAG
- a CDS encoding 2-nitropropane dioxygenase: MTFPALTIGNFTVSLPIIQGGMAIRISTASLAAAVAREGGIGVIAGTGMSSQELRDEIRKAKELAGDEGKIGVNVLFAASNFAILIKEAMAAGIDLIIYGAGFSKDIFKLGKEYNCPIVPIVSSARLAKTAEKLGAAAIIVEGCEAGGHLGTDRPLKELIPEIRKVTTIPIIGAGGISSGEDMYNVMKLGANGVQIATKFAASEESNASQEFKNVYMSSVEGDSVLINSPVGLPGRAVKTSFSEAIINGDRVEMGKCTSCLKRCNKVFCIKSALENAQMGVIDKGLVFAGIDVHKITEILPVKEIMSRFIKEFEETSKRLGGLWND, translated from the coding sequence ATGACTTTTCCGGCACTTACTATAGGCAATTTTACAGTTTCTTTACCTATTATTCAGGGTGGTATGGCTATAAGGATATCAACTGCTTCATTAGCTGCAGCAGTAGCTAGAGAAGGAGGAATAGGAGTTATAGCTGGTACTGGAATGAGCAGCCAGGAATTAAGGGATGAAATTAGAAAGGCCAAAGAACTAGCTGGGGATGAAGGTAAAATTGGAGTTAATGTTTTATTTGCTGCTTCTAATTTTGCCATATTAATAAAAGAAGCTATGGCAGCAGGCATTGACCTTATTATATATGGAGCAGGTTTTTCAAAGGATATTTTTAAATTGGGAAAGGAATATAATTGTCCGATAGTACCAATAGTATCAAGTGCTAGATTGGCAAAGACTGCAGAGAAACTTGGCGCTGCAGCTATTATTGTAGAAGGATGCGAAGCTGGAGGACACCTTGGAACTGATAGACCTCTAAAAGAATTAATACCTGAAATCAGGAAAGTAACTACCATTCCCATAATAGGAGCAGGGGGCATATCTTCAGGCGAGGATATGTACAATGTGATGAAATTGGGTGCTAATGGTGTTCAAATAGCTACTAAATTTGCAGCAAGCGAAGAATCTAATGCTTCACAAGAATTTAAAAACGTATATATGTCTTCTGTGGAAGGCGATTCGGTCTTAATAAATAGTCCCGTTGGATTACCAGGAAGAGCTGTAAAAACTTCCTTTTCAGAAGCAATTATAAATGGAGATAGGGTTGAAATGGGAAAGTGTACTAGTTGTCTAAAAAGATGCAATAAAGTATTTTGCATTAAAAGTGCTTTGGAAAATGCTCAGATGGGCGTTATTGATAAAGGTTTAGTATTCGCGGGCATTGATGTACACAAAATAACTGAAATATTACCAGTGAAAGAGATAATGAGCAGATTTATAAAAGAATTTGAAGAAACTAGCAAAAGACTTGGGGGGTTGTGGAATGACTAA
- a CDS encoding acyl carrier protein, which yields MSSVIDKIKKIVVEQLDVEEANISLETSFEDLDADSLDIVELIMALEEEFGIEIPDEDGEKLTTVGAAVEYINNKAS from the coding sequence ATGTCATCTGTAATTGATAAAATCAAAAAAATTGTTGTTGAACAGTTGGATGTTGAAGAAGCAAATATTTCTCTTGAGACTTCTTTTGAAGATTTAGATGCGGATTCTCTTGACATTGTTGAACTTATTATGGCTCTTGAGGAAGAATTCGGTATCGAAATTCCTGATGAAGATGGTGAAAAGTTAACTACAGTAGGTGCTGCAGTTGAGTATATTAATAACAAAGCAAGTTAA
- a CDS encoding beta-ketoacyl-ACP reductase: MLTGEIALVTGGSRGIGKAISIALAKANATVVVNSIDEEEAIGVANEIKSLGTNAMAIEADISNATEVENMLKLIQDNLGKVTILINNAGITKDGLLMRMKEADWDAVLNINLKGTFNCTKACIKDMIKQKKGNIVNISSVVGISGNAGQANYSASKAGVIGFSKSIAKEVGNRGIRVNAVAPGFIDTVMTEKLSQEVVTKIKDQIPLGTLGKAEDVADLVLFLVSPSAKYITGEVIKVDGGLNL, from the coding sequence ATGTTAACTGGAGAAATTGCCTTGGTTACAGGTGGGTCTAGGGGTATAGGAAAGGCTATTTCAATCGCTTTAGCAAAGGCAAATGCTACAGTTGTGGTAAACTCAATAGATGAAGAGGAAGCAATTGGTGTAGCTAATGAAATAAAGTCTTTAGGTACAAATGCAATGGCTATTGAAGCTGATATTTCAAATGCTACTGAAGTAGAAAATATGCTTAAACTAATCCAAGATAATCTTGGAAAAGTAACTATACTTATTAATAACGCTGGTATAACTAAAGATGGATTGTTGATGAGAATGAAAGAAGCTGACTGGGATGCAGTTCTAAATATCAATCTCAAAGGTACATTTAATTGTACTAAGGCCTGCATCAAAGACATGATTAAACAAAAAAAAGGTAATATAGTTAACATTAGTTCTGTGGTAGGAATATCAGGAAATGCTGGTCAGGCAAACTATTCAGCCTCAAAAGCAGGAGTGATAGGTTTTAGTAAAAGTATTGCCAAAGAAGTAGGAAATAGAGGTATAAGGGTAAATGCAGTTGCTCCTGGCTTTATTGATACAGTAATGACCGAGAAATTATCACAGGAAGTGGTTACTAAAATAAAGGACCAGATTCCTTTGGGAACTTTAGGTAAAGCTGAAGATGTAGCAGATTTGGTATTATTTTTAGTTTCTCCATCAGCTAAATATATTACTGGTGAAGTAATTAAGGTAGATGGAGGATTAAACTTGTAA
- a CDS encoding 2-nitropropane dioxygenase, whose translation MAWIATGELAGAVSKAGGLGIIGAGNAPPEIVEKEIAKVREITNKPFGVNVYYLSPYVEEIINLVIDKKISIITTGAGNPGKHLSALQEAQVKVFPVVASVALARRLERLGVDGLIAEGMECGGHIGETTTMALTPQIVDAVNIPVVAAGGIADGRGMLAAMALGAEGVQIGTRFICTTECIAHDAYKKEIIKAKDRDTVVTGVHGHHVRCLKNKLTKEFIKRVESGVSLEELGELGAGKLKIAAIDGDMDMGSIMAGQVCAMINTITSVENVINEIMEGFKNNLKKLQNLG comes from the coding sequence ATGGCTTGGATAGCTACAGGAGAATTAGCAGGTGCTGTTTCTAAAGCAGGTGGATTGGGAATAATAGGCGCAGGAAATGCTCCGCCAGAAATAGTTGAAAAAGAAATAGCCAAAGTTCGAGAAATTACAAATAAGCCTTTTGGGGTTAATGTTTATTATTTATCTCCATATGTAGAGGAAATTATTAATCTGGTAATTGATAAAAAGATATCTATAATAACTACAGGGGCAGGAAATCCAGGCAAACATTTATCTGCACTACAAGAAGCACAGGTAAAGGTTTTTCCTGTAGTGGCATCTGTTGCCCTAGCAAGAAGATTAGAGAGATTAGGCGTAGATGGACTAATAGCAGAAGGCATGGAATGTGGTGGTCACATAGGAGAAACCACGACAATGGCTCTTACACCGCAAATAGTTGATGCAGTAAATATTCCTGTAGTAGCAGCAGGTGGAATCGCAGATGGAAGAGGTATGCTAGCAGCAATGGCATTAGGAGCAGAAGGTGTACAAATTGGCACTCGTTTTATCTGCACTACTGAATGTATAGCTCACGATGCTTATAAAAAAGAAATAATTAAAGCGAAAGATAGGGATACAGTAGTTACAGGAGTACATGGTCATCATGTTAGATGTTTAAAAAATAAATTAACCAAAGAGTTTATCAAAAGGGTTGAGTCAGGAGTCTCATTAGAGGAGCTTGGAGAATTAGGAGCCGGTAAGTTGAAAATTGCTGCCATTGATGGAGATATGGATATGGGTTCTATTATGGCAGGTCAGGTTTGTGCAATGATAAATACTATAACATCTGTAGAAAACGTAATTAATGAAATAATGGAAGGTTTTAAGAATAATTTAAAAAAGTTGCAAAATTTAGGCTAA
- a CDS encoding 3-oxoacyl-ACP synthase, producing the protein MENKYRAKIVGVGMYLPEKIVTNKCLETTVDTNDEWIKSRTGIEERRVVEDDLACSDLGAKAALKAMERAKVTPEDIDLIIVATLTGDMVWPSTACLIQEKIGAYKAAAYDLSAGCTGFIYGLTTATQFIETGYYKNVLVIGAEVMSKIVNWDDRNTCILFGDGAGAVVLQPSQDSSGILANYLGSDGRGAHLLKQPAGGSSLPPSYQTIDDKMHTIHMNGNEVFKFAVRVMGEASLKVLEMAGVKKEEVDLFIPHQANIRIVEAATKRLNLSPERVVVNLNKYGNMSSASIPVALNEAYENNRICAGQKVLLVGFGAGLTWGATLIQW; encoded by the coding sequence ATGGAAAATAAATACCGTGCAAAAATCGTAGGTGTAGGTATGTATTTACCTGAAAAGATAGTAACTAATAAATGTCTAGAGACAACTGTAGATACAAATGATGAGTGGATTAAGTCTAGAACCGGAATTGAGGAAAGACGTGTAGTGGAAGATGATTTAGCATGTTCCGACTTAGGAGCAAAAGCTGCTTTAAAGGCTATGGAACGGGCAAAAGTGACCCCGGAGGATATTGATTTGATAATTGTCGCCACACTAACTGGCGATATGGTTTGGCCATCTACAGCTTGCTTGATACAAGAAAAAATAGGTGCATATAAAGCTGCAGCATATGATCTATCAGCAGGTTGTACAGGGTTTATTTATGGACTAACAACGGCAACCCAGTTTATAGAAACAGGATATTATAAGAATGTGCTAGTAATCGGGGCCGAAGTTATGTCAAAAATAGTAAACTGGGATGACAGAAATACCTGCATTTTATTTGGTGATGGAGCAGGAGCAGTTGTTTTACAACCATCCCAGGATTCATCAGGAATACTAGCAAATTATCTGGGGAGTGACGGAAGGGGAGCTCATTTGCTCAAACAACCTGCTGGAGGGTCAAGTCTTCCTCCATCGTATCAGACTATAGATGATAAAATGCATACTATACACATGAATGGAAATGAAGTGTTTAAGTTTGCTGTGCGTGTAATGGGAGAAGCTTCTTTAAAAGTTCTTGAGATGGCAGGTGTAAAAAAAGAGGAAGTGGATTTGTTCATACCCCATCAGGCAAACATACGCATAGTCGAGGCAGCTACTAAAAGGTTGAATTTGTCACCGGAAAGGGTTGTTGTAAATCTTAATAAATATGGAAATATGTCAAGTGCATCCATTCCCGTTGCATTAAATGAAGCATATGAGAATAATAGAATATGTGCTGGACAAAAAGTATTATTGGTTGGTTTCGGAGCAGGTTTAACCTGGGGAGCTACTTTAATTCAATGGTAA